GGTCCAGCTGCCCGAGAATCCTCCGGACAATCGTTTCCTGCTGCCTTACGGCGGTCTCTATTGGCAGATCGACGACCCAGTCGGGAAAGTCGAGCTGCGGTCGGCCTCGCTATTCGACTACGCCCTGCCGCTGCCACAGGAGGCGCACCCGGTCGGCGTCATGCACCAGTATCGCCTTGCTGGTCCGGACGGAAAGGATGTCCTGGTTCAGGAGCGCGTTCTGTTGTTGGCCGCACCCGAGGGGAAACGGCCTCTCCGCATTGCGGCTGCGGTGAATGCGGATGAGGTCGACAACGCGCGCGCGGCCTTCGCTCTCGACATCATGCCCTATTTGGGCATGCTGGCTGTGCTGCTTGTCCTCATGTCGATCATCCAGCTCTGGATCGGCCTGAGACCCCTCAACCGCATCGGCCGCGACCTCGAGGCGGTGCGTGATCGCAGGGTCGGGCGCTTGGCCGGGGCATATCCCCGCGAGGTCCAGCCGCTCGTCGACCGATTGAACACGCTGCTGGAAACCCAGGCCGCGGCCATGGAGAATGCCAGGGGCCGGGCCAGCGACCTCGCGCACGGTCTGAAGACTCCACTGACTGTCCTCGCCAACAATGCTTTGACGCTCCGCGAAAAGGGCGAAGGCGAAATCGCTGACGAGCTCGACCATCTGGCCGATACCATGCTCTCCCATGTCGAACACGAGCTGGCACGTGCGCGGTTGACCCCGAGCGCGGACCAGCGGAGCGGCGATGCCGACGTCGCCATGATCGTCGACGAGACGATCCGGATGCTTCAGCACACCGAAGCAGGCGAGCGCCTTTCATGGGTGGCCGGCCTGGAGGAAGGCCTGACGGCGCCGATTGATCCGCATGATTTTCGCGAACTGGTCGGCAACCTTCTCGAAAACGCATCGAAATGGGCCAAGAGCCGTGTGGCTGTCACAGCCGTCCGGCGCGAGGGTTTTATCCGGCTAGTGGTCGAGGACGACGGCCCGGGGGTGTCGCCCGAGAGACTGCCGGACCTGCTGCGCCGGGGTGTGCGCCTCGATCGCCTGAAGCCCGGTTCGGGCTTGGGTCTGGCGATCGTATCCGAGATCGCCAATGTCTACAATCTGGCCCTAACCTTGGAGAATCGCGTCGAAGGCGGCTTGCGTGCGGAAGTCGCCTGCTCCGACCCACTTCCTTCTCCGGAGACCTGATGCCATGGAACATCAAAGCGAAGCTAAACTGAAATTTGGTCTTCTGCTTGTTGCGTTTGGCGGGTTGCTGCTTGGGCTCGGCTTGCAGCTCACAGGCCGAGGAGATGCCGCACGAGTTACATGGACAATCGCCACCGCTCCGGTTCTGGCGGCCCTCCTCGTCGAGATAATCCGAAGCCTCTGGCGTGGGGAGGTGGGCCTGGACATCGTCGCTGCGCTGTCGATGTCGGCTGCGCTCATCTTCGGAGAAGCCCTCGCGGCAACGATAGTTGCGCTGATGTACACCGGCGGCACATTCCTTGAAAGCTTCGCGGAAGGGCGTGCGCGCCGCGAGATGCATGACTTGCTCTCCCGCGTGCCGCGTGCCGCGACGCGCTATCGCGACGGAGGTCTGCAGGAGGTTCCTGTCGACGACATCCGGCCTGGTGATCGGCTGCTTGTCCGACAGGGTGACGTCGTCCCTGTTGACGGGACGATCGCGAGCGCCCGGTCCTTCCTCAACATGTCCGCATTAACGGGTGAATCGCTTCCCGTTCCATTTGCTGAACATGAAGACGTCCTGAGCGGCTCGACGAATGCAGGGGATGCGTTCGATCTTATCGCGACGCACGAGGCCAAAGACAGCACATATGCCGGCATCGTACGCCTCGTCGAGGATGCCCAACGCTCGAAAGCTCCCATGTCAAGGCTTGCAGACAAATGGTCGCTCGGGTTTCTGGCGATGACCCTGCTCATCGCCTTCGCCGCATGGTGGGCCACGGGAGACGCCATCCGCGCCGTCGCGGTGTTGGTGGTGGCCACGCCATGTCCGTTAATCCTCGCCGTGCCTGTGGCGCTCGTTGCCGGCCTGTCGCGCGCGGCGCATTTCGGTGTTCTGATCAAGGGGGCACGTCACCTTGAGAATATGGCCCGCATCCACACGCTGGTGCTGGACAAGACAGGGACGCTGACGGACGGCCGCCCGCAGATCGCGTCCATTCAAAGCTCGCTAGGTTACGCCGAAGACGAAATTCTGATGCTCGCAGCATCTATCGATCAGGTGTCAAAACACCCGATCGCGCAGGCTATCGTTACGGCGGCCCGGCAACGGAATCTGGGTCTCGTCGTGCCAACCGACGTGACGGAGGCAGCGGGCGAGGGTGTCGCGGGATATGTAAATAGGAGGCGGGTTGTTGTTGGGGGCCATGGCTACGTCAAGGCCCGCGTTGATGGCCCTCCAAACGCAATTCCTGAGACGGCCGCCGGGTCGGTCGTCGTTGCAGTCGCCATCGACAACAATCTGGTAGGGCATATCGTGATGGCTGATCCGGTGCGCGCGGAAGCGGCCGAGATGCTAGACGGACTTCGCCGCGAAGGGATCCGGCGCATCCTTCTAGCGACCGGCGACCGCGCTGCCGTGGCCGAACGCATTGCCGACGGATTGGGGCTTGACGCACTTCGCTCGGGCCTTTCGCCAGACCAGAAGGTGCTGGTCGTCCTTACGGAGCGGAAGAACGGCCCCGTCATGATGGTCGGCGACGGCGTCAATGACGCGCCAGCGCTCGCAGCGGCCGATGTCGGTGTCGCAATGGGGGCAAGAGGCGCGGCCGCGTCGGCCGAGGCCGCTGACGTCGTCTTGTTGGTCGACCGGATCGACCGCCTGCGCACGGGGATAGAAATCGCCCGAAGGTCACGGAGGATCGCCGTGGAGAGTGTCTTGGTCGGCATTGGTCTTTCGATATTCGCCATGGTGGCGGCGGCCTTTGGCTACCTGGCCCCCGTCGAGGGCGCGATCCTGCAGGAGGCGATCGATGTGACGGTCATCTTAAACGCGCTTCGAGCGATCAGGATTTCACCGAAAGTAGCTTGACGGGGCTCCGCTGATGGGCGTGCTTGTGGGCGGGAGCGAGAGGGGCGTTGGCGGTATCCGATCGTCCATGATTTTGTTGCAGGGATTGTTCTGACCACCATGCTGGTGCCAGTCGGCATCGCCTATGCCGTAGCATCGGGGGTACCTGGGATTTACGGGCTCTACGCGACGATTGTCCCCTTACTGGCCTATGCAGTATTTGGGCCCAGCCGGATTTTGGTTTTGGGTCCTGACTCATCACTTGCGGCAATCATCCTCGCCACTGTCCTGCCTCTCTCAGGAGGAGAGCCCGCGCGCGCAGTCGCGTTGGCCGGCGCTATGGCCATAGTATCAGGTTTGGTCTGCATCATCGCGGGCCTCGCGCGCCTCGGGTTCATCACTGAACTGCTCTCGAAACCCATTCGATACGGATACATGAATGGTATAGCGTTGACGGTTCTTCTCGGCCAGATCCCCAAGCTCCTCGGTTTCTCGATTGAACGAAGCGGCCCATTGCGTGACATATGGGCAATAGGCAAAGCCATCCTGGCCGGCAGCATCAATTGGGCGGCGTTTGCGATTGGTGCCGGAGCGTTGGCGGTCATCCTTCTGCTCAAACGCCACAGGCGTGTACCGGGCATCCTTATCGCTGTCCTTGGCGCGACTGTTATTGCCGGTTTGCTGCAACTGGCAGATCGAGCTGGAGTTTCGGTTCTGGGACCACTTCCGCAAGGACTGCCGGCTTTCCAAATCCCAGTGATCGGCACCTCGGATGTCGTGCCAGTGCTGATGGGTGGGTTCGCGGTCGCGATGGTTTCATTTGCCGACACCAGCGTGCTATCGCGGGTTTATGCCGTTCGACTTGGTTATCGCGTCGATCCCAATCAGGAGATGGTGGGTCTCGGCGCGGCCAACCTCGCAGCGGGGTTTTTCCAAGGGTTTCCGATTAGCAGCAGCTCCTCTCGCACCCCGGTTGCAGAGGCCGCCGGTGCAAAGACGCAGTTGTCTGGCATTGTTGGAGCGATCGCCGTCGCGTCGTTGTTGCTGTTCGCGCCAAATCTTTTGCAGAATTTGCCAAACGCTGCTCTTGCTGCGGTCGTTATTGCCTCGGCAATCGGACTCTTCGAGTTTCATGACCTGAAGCGGATTTACCGAATCCAGCGTTGGGAATTTTGGCTTTCGATCCTCTGCTTTGTCGGCGTGGCCGTATTCGGAGCAATTCCTGGAATAGGCATCGCCGTGGTTATCGCGGTCATCGAGTTCCTATGGGATGGCTGGCGCCCCCATTCGGCCGTGCTTGGGCGCGCGGAGGGCGTCAAGGGCTATCACGACATAACGCGATACCCAAATGCCCGCCGAATACCAGGTCTCGTGCTCTTCCGTTGGGATGCGCCCCTGTTCTTCGCCAACGCTGAGCTATTCAAGGAACGGGTTTCCGAGGCCGTTGCTGAGTCACCGACGGCAGTGAACTGGGTGGTCGTTGCAGCGGAGCCTGTAACGGACATTGATGTTACGTCATCCGATAGTTTGGCCGAGCTTGTTGAAGATCTCCGGGCGAATGGCATTACTTTCCGGTTCGCGGAACTCAAGGATCCGGTGAAGGACCAGTTGAAGCGCTTTGGCCTGTTCGCCGTATTGGGCGACGAAGCTTTTTACCCGACCCTAGGTGCTGCGGTGCACGGCTATCTTGATAAGCATGAGATTGACTGGAACGACGATGACAACTCTTGAAACGGTCGGCGGCTGGTCGAACAGCATTCCTTCGAGTTTGGCGCCACAGGCTTGCGTGCGGGGTCGACGCGGCCATATCGCCGCAACCACGGGCCGTCGCGCCATCAGGCGTCGAGCCATTTTTTAGAAGACGTAGAGCAGAACAAGCGCGGCAAGAAAGCCGGCTGATGTGGCTACAAAGGGGAGCACGTCTACGCAACTCATGGCACCAAACCGCGCGTGAGCTACGATGGTCCGGGGAACGAAAGAGCCCGGCGCGACACCCTGCTGGGCTCGTGGTCTCGCGAAGGTCGACTTACAATGGTATTGCCTGTTCGATATTGGCAGGCGCTATGTCCCCAGATGGCGCGACTGCGACGTCCAGCGTGGTCGACGGCAATCTCTGCTTTCAGGCGACGGCAGAGACTCACCTCAACGGCCAACATGGGGGCTTTTCAGACGCGCCACACCCGAGCAGAGCGTCGGCTCTCAGGAACTCGATCGCTTGCTCTGAACGACCCAGTTGCGGGCGCAATGCTGTCGTTTGCAGACCTAAGCGTGGACGCGCCTTACGGGTCGGACGGAACTGTGCTTCCAAGAACCCTGCAAGCCTTGTTGCTGTGATGTTCACCCTCTGGGCCAAGAAGATCGCATAATGTATCGGGCCCTTATCAACCAAAGACTGCGACTGCTGATTTGACGATAATGCAGCGCGTGTCCCATCCGCCAGGCCGTCGGTTGGCTCACCCCCAGAGCCTCGGCCAGGCGCACCGAGGACAAACCTTTATCCGACTGCAGCATCAGCCACATGCCCAGGCCATGTATCGACCGGAACGAATGCATGGTTCACACCTCAACCAATTTTCCCCTAGGCCAGGTCACAACAATCCCACCCCAGTCATTGCCGCGCCCGAGCCCCGGTTTAACAGTTACGTACTTCCCCTTTTCTCGTAACGAGCGATGATGTTTGCCGACGTCACGGATTTGGGGTTCGAAGCTGTGTGTCTGGCGCCTTCTGCCTGATGCGGGCGAACCCTTCCGTCGTAGGCAATGCAATGAGTAATCCTGCGCGGGCCCACGTGGTCATTGGAGGGCGCATGAGCTTGTTGGAACTGGGGCGGGCTCGGTTGGCTATGGTGTTGCCACATCATCGCGAGCAATTGCGGAGTGCAATGGATGATTACAGCCGTGAACTTTTCGAGGCCTACGCCTTGGCGTCGACGACACTCGATAATCTCGAGCGTGAGATGTCGAGGCGTGAGGATTTGATACATGAATATCATCAAATCTGCCTGGATTTGCAGGCGGAAGTGCTAACGATGCTCACGTTGAAAAGGGATAAGACGTAACCCGGAAGATGCGGAGGACCGCTTCGCGCCGTCATGGCGGGAGCTGGTGTAGTGCGAAGCCCGGCAAGGCAACTGCGGAGATCGAAGGTAAGTGACTTGAAATCTACGAGCATGTCCACTCGCGCTGTTGCTATGTTCCTGGTGAGCGCAGCTCTCGATCCAACAATCGTAGTAGCCTCCACCTCAGAGGAGGAACTGGTCAGCAGCCTTCAATCGTGCGCTTCCCGATTAGAAGCAGGCAGTGACTACGGGGGCTATGTCGAAGGGTTTGACCACGCTCAGGACGTTGTGAGTGGCGCGCTCGAGTTCATGCGCGGCCGAGTTGGTCCGTCCGCAA
The genomic region above belongs to Ensifer adhaerens and contains:
- a CDS encoding sensor histidine kinase — translated: MRSLHSRFILTSVVVVSICLAAAFFALVQIFAESYSTRIQNELTGHINRLAAVLRFSADGKVQLPENPPDNRFLLPYGGLYWQIDDPVGKVELRSASLFDYALPLPQEAHPVGVMHQYRLAGPDGKDVLVQERVLLLAAPEGKRPLRIAAAVNADEVDNARAAFALDIMPYLGMLAVLLVLMSIIQLWIGLRPLNRIGRDLEAVRDRRVGRLAGAYPREVQPLVDRLNTLLETQAAAMENARGRASDLAHGLKTPLTVLANNALTLREKGEGEIADELDHLADTMLSHVEHELARARLTPSADQRSGDADVAMIVDETIRMLQHTEAGERLSWVAGLEEGLTAPIDPHDFRELVGNLLENASKWAKSRVAVTAVRREGFIRLVVEDDGPGVSPERLPDLLRRGVRLDRLKPGSGLGLAIVSEIANVYNLALTLENRVEGGLRAEVACSDPLPSPET
- a CDS encoding heavy metal translocating P-type ATPase, whose translation is MEHQSEAKLKFGLLLVAFGGLLLGLGLQLTGRGDAARVTWTIATAPVLAALLVEIIRSLWRGEVGLDIVAALSMSAALIFGEALAATIVALMYTGGTFLESFAEGRARREMHDLLSRVPRAATRYRDGGLQEVPVDDIRPGDRLLVRQGDVVPVDGTIASARSFLNMSALTGESLPVPFAEHEDVLSGSTNAGDAFDLIATHEAKDSTYAGIVRLVEDAQRSKAPMSRLADKWSLGFLAMTLLIAFAAWWATGDAIRAVAVLVVATPCPLILAVPVALVAGLSRAAHFGVLIKGARHLENMARIHTLVLDKTGTLTDGRPQIASIQSSLGYAEDEILMLAASIDQVSKHPIAQAIVTAARQRNLGLVVPTDVTEAAGEGVAGYVNRRRVVVGGHGYVKARVDGPPNAIPETAAGSVVVAVAIDNNLVGHIVMADPVRAEAAEMLDGLRREGIRRILLATGDRAAVAERIADGLGLDALRSGLSPDQKVLVVLTERKNGPVMMVGDGVNDAPALAAADVGVAMGARGAAASAEAADVVLLVDRIDRLRTGIEIARRSRRIAVESVLVGIGLSIFAMVAAAFGYLAPVEGAILQEAIDVTVILNALRAIRISPKVA
- a CDS encoding SulP family inorganic anion transporter, whose translation is MVHDFVAGIVLTTMLVPVGIAYAVASGVPGIYGLYATIVPLLAYAVFGPSRILVLGPDSSLAAIILATVLPLSGGEPARAVALAGAMAIVSGLVCIIAGLARLGFITELLSKPIRYGYMNGIALTVLLGQIPKLLGFSIERSGPLRDIWAIGKAILAGSINWAAFAIGAGALAVILLLKRHRRVPGILIAVLGATVIAGLLQLADRAGVSVLGPLPQGLPAFQIPVIGTSDVVPVLMGGFAVAMVSFADTSVLSRVYAVRLGYRVDPNQEMVGLGAANLAAGFFQGFPISSSSSRTPVAEAAGAKTQLSGIVGAIAVASLLLFAPNLLQNLPNAALAAVVIASAIGLFEFHDLKRIYRIQRWEFWLSILCFVGVAVFGAIPGIGIAVVIAVIEFLWDGWRPHSAVLGRAEGVKGYHDITRYPNARRIPGLVLFRWDAPLFFANAELFKERVSEAVAESPTAVNWVVVAAEPVTDIDVTSSDSLAELVEDLRANGITFRFAELKDPVKDQLKRFGLFAVLGDEAFYPTLGAAVHGYLDKHEIDWNDDDNS